In Quercus robur chromosome 11, dhQueRobu3.1, whole genome shotgun sequence, the following proteins share a genomic window:
- the LOC126705431 gene encoding uncharacterized protein LOC126705431 isoform X2, with protein MSNKRPRSGSSIDKAVVDVWQRELGQLSSRSFAHRLGGSEDLVLRLDLYRKLEKHKGCVNTVSFNADGDILVSGSDDRRVILWDWETGRIKLSFHSGHDNNVFQAKIMPCTDDRTIVTCAADGQVILDQILERGEVAVTTLGKHHGRAHKLAIEPGSPHIFFTCGEDGLVQHFDLRTRTATELFTCQPVDDRRRYRSVIPLNAITIDPRNPNLFAVAGSDEYARLYDIRKYKWDGSTDFGQPTDYFCPPNLRGNEHVGITGLAFSEQSELLVSYNDEFIYLFTRDMGLGPNPLPASPVSMGSDASEIGGDHQLAASPSAMDTDEQVNPQVYRGHRNCETVKGVNFFGPKCEYVVSGSDCGRIFIWKKKGGELIRVMEADKTIVNCIECHPHTMVLASSGIDDDIKMWTPKALDRAVLPTNIEQKPRPGGWMYRISSPQDLLLQLFSLQRRRTDSEHSGESSTPGRELLELILRFNDNSDASSDDGGDTASQDDLFS; from the exons aTGAGTAATAAGAGACCCAGAAGTGGCAGCAGCATCGACAAGGCCGTGGTCGATGTTTGGCAACGAGAACTCGGTCAGCTCTCCTCTCGAAGCTTCGCTCATCGACTCGGTGGTTCCGAG GATCTTGTGCTTCGACTTGATCTCTACAGGAAATTGGAAAAGCACAAAGGTTGTGTGAACACTGTAAGCTTCAATGCAGATGGTGACATTCTGGTTTCAGGCTCAGATGACAGGCGGGTTATACTTTGGGATTGGGAAACTGGACGTATCAAGCTTTCATTTCATTCAGGTCATGATAACAATGTTTTTCAAGCAAAGATCATGCCTTGCACAGATGATCGAACCATTGTCACCTGTGCTGCAGATGGGCAG GTGATACTCGATCAGATTCTGGAACGTGGAGAAGTGGCAGTTACAACACTTGGCAAACATCATGGACGAGCTCATAAGTTGGCCATTGAGCCTGGGAGCCCTCATATATTTTTCACCTGTGGTGAAGATGGACTGGTGCAGCAT TTTGATCTGAGAACTCGGACTGCCACAGAACTTTTCACATGCCAACCAGTTGATGATAGGAGGCGTTACAGATCAGTTATTCCACTAAATGCAATTACAATTGATCCTAGGAATCCAAATCTCTTTGCGGTTGCAGGTTCTGATGAGTATGCTCGACTTTATGATATCCGCAAGTATAAGTGGGATGGATCGACCGATTTTGGTCAACCCACAGACTACTTTTGCCCTCCAAACTTGCGTGGTAATGAACATGTTGGAATAACAGGCTTGGCCTTCTCAGAACAGAGCGAACTGCTAGTGTCATACAATGATGAGTTCATCTATCTTTTTACTCGTGATATGGGATTGGGGCCTAATCCACTTCCAGCCTCTCCAGTGTCTATGGGCAGTGATGCAAGTGAAATAGGAGGTGATCATCAATTGGCAGCATCTCCATCAGCTATGGATACTGATGAACAAGTTAACCCCCAAGTTTACAGGGGGCACAGGAATTGTGAGACAGTGAAAGGTGTGAACTTCTTTGGGCCTAAATGTGAGTATGTAGTGAGTGGGTCAGACTGTGGCCGGATATTCATATGGAAGAAAAAAGGAGGGGAGCTAATTCGTGTCATGGAAGCTGATAAGACTATTGTAAACTGTATTGAGTGTCATCCTCATACCATGGTGCTTGCAAGTAGTGGAATTGATGATGACATCAAGATGTGGACTCCAAAGGCTTTGGACAGAGCTGTTCTGCCTACAAACATCGAACAG AAACCCAGGCCTGGGGGCTGGATGTATCGAATATCTTCTCCCCAGGACTTGCTGTTGCAACTATTTTCACTGCAAAGGCGGAGGACGGACTCTGAGCATAGTGGTGAGAGCTCTACTCCAGGTCGCGAGCTTTTAGAGCTGATTTTGAGGTTCAATGACAACAGTGATGCTTCTTCAGATGATGGAGGAGATACTGCCAGTCAAGACGACTTGTTTAGTTGA
- the LOC126707678 gene encoding uncharacterized protein LOC126707678 codes for METVMSSSSATIMSSSSPFSNFPLKRTLPSRPFHFPLASKGKDNESINNPESDSKEINSLPILSNRHLSLSPLSKDVAMGLVLNAAAGRGWTTGSGMEGPSNPAGTETNSVSENVSTLPWSLFTKSPRRRMRVAFTCNICGQRTTRAINPHAYTDGTVFVQCCGCNAFHKLVDNLNLFHEMKCYVSPDFNYRGQGWDNVNFKYLDTEDGNDIFPIQ; via the exons ATGGAAACCGTAATGAGCTCCTCCTCTGCAACGATCATGTCCTCCTCCTCTCCTTTCTCTAATTTCCCTCTCAAACGAACACTTCCTTCGAGACCTTTCCATTTCCCTCTCGCTTCAAAag GTAAAGACAATGAATCGATTAACAATCCCGAGTCTGATTCGAAGGAAATCAACAGTCTTCCAATTCTCAGCAATcgccatctctctctctctcctctctcaaag gatgtggcaatgggattggtACTGAATGCAGCTGCGGGGAGAGGGTGGACAACAGGTTCGGGTATGGAAGGTCCTTCCAACCCTGCTGGGACTGAGACCAATTCTGTCTCTGAGAATGTCTCCACTTTGCCATGGTCTCTGTTCACTAAATCACCTCGCCGAAGAATGCGTGTGGCTTTTACTTGTAACATTTGTGGGCAGAGGACAACACGGGCTATAAACCCTCATGCTTATACCGATGGCACTGTCTTTGTGCAG TGTTGTGGGTGCAATGCATTCCATAAGCTTGTGGATAATTTGAATCTGTTTCATGAGATGAAGTGCTATGTGAGCCCGGATTTTAATTACAGAGGTCAAGGTTGGGATAATGTTAACTTCAAATATCTGGATACAGAAGATGGCAATGACATATTTCCTATCCAGTGA
- the LOC126705431 gene encoding uncharacterized protein LOC126705431 isoform X1 yields MSNKRPRSGSSIDKAVVDVWQRELGQLSSRSFAHRLGGSEDLVLRLDLYRKLEKHKGCVNTVSFNADGDILVSGSDDRRVILWDWETGRIKLSFHSGHDNNVFQAKIMPCTDDRTIVTCAADGQVILDQILERGEVAVTTLGKHHGRAHKLAIEPGSPHIFFTCGEDGLVQHFDLRTRTATELFTCQPVDDRRRYRSVIPLNAITIDPRNPNLFAVAGSDEYARLYDIRKYKWDGSTDFGQPTDYFCPPNLRGNEHVGITGLAFSEQSELLVSYNDEFIYLFTRDMGLGPNPLPASPVSMGSDASEIGGDHQLAASPSAMDTDEQVNPQVYRGHRNCETVKGVNFFGPKCEYVVSGSDCGRIFIWKKKGGELIRVMEADKTIVNCIECHPHTMVLASSGIDDDIKMWTPKALDRAVLPTNIEQVLKPDRIHCFAFDDYYNDDDDDDDDDCLFNDYYFSYDDDDDDDDDDDDDDDDDDDDDDDDDDDNDDGDNDNDVDDDNDDFGFDDDDDAGNCIDDVDDNIANDGNFYGGPNEC; encoded by the exons aTGAGTAATAAGAGACCCAGAAGTGGCAGCAGCATCGACAAGGCCGTGGTCGATGTTTGGCAACGAGAACTCGGTCAGCTCTCCTCTCGAAGCTTCGCTCATCGACTCGGTGGTTCCGAG GATCTTGTGCTTCGACTTGATCTCTACAGGAAATTGGAAAAGCACAAAGGTTGTGTGAACACTGTAAGCTTCAATGCAGATGGTGACATTCTGGTTTCAGGCTCAGATGACAGGCGGGTTATACTTTGGGATTGGGAAACTGGACGTATCAAGCTTTCATTTCATTCAGGTCATGATAACAATGTTTTTCAAGCAAAGATCATGCCTTGCACAGATGATCGAACCATTGTCACCTGTGCTGCAGATGGGCAG GTGATACTCGATCAGATTCTGGAACGTGGAGAAGTGGCAGTTACAACACTTGGCAAACATCATGGACGAGCTCATAAGTTGGCCATTGAGCCTGGGAGCCCTCATATATTTTTCACCTGTGGTGAAGATGGACTGGTGCAGCAT TTTGATCTGAGAACTCGGACTGCCACAGAACTTTTCACATGCCAACCAGTTGATGATAGGAGGCGTTACAGATCAGTTATTCCACTAAATGCAATTACAATTGATCCTAGGAATCCAAATCTCTTTGCGGTTGCAGGTTCTGATGAGTATGCTCGACTTTATGATATCCGCAAGTATAAGTGGGATGGATCGACCGATTTTGGTCAACCCACAGACTACTTTTGCCCTCCAAACTTGCGTGGTAATGAACATGTTGGAATAACAGGCTTGGCCTTCTCAGAACAGAGCGAACTGCTAGTGTCATACAATGATGAGTTCATCTATCTTTTTACTCGTGATATGGGATTGGGGCCTAATCCACTTCCAGCCTCTCCAGTGTCTATGGGCAGTGATGCAAGTGAAATAGGAGGTGATCATCAATTGGCAGCATCTCCATCAGCTATGGATACTGATGAACAAGTTAACCCCCAAGTTTACAGGGGGCACAGGAATTGTGAGACAGTGAAAGGTGTGAACTTCTTTGGGCCTAAATGTGAGTATGTAGTGAGTGGGTCAGACTGTGGCCGGATATTCATATGGAAGAAAAAAGGAGGGGAGCTAATTCGTGTCATGGAAGCTGATAAGACTATTGTAAACTGTATTGAGTGTCATCCTCATACCATGGTGCTTGCAAGTAGTGGAATTGATGATGACATCAAGATGTGGACTCCAAAGGCTTTGGACAGAGCTGTTCTGCCTACAAACATCGAACAG GTTCTGAAACCTGATCGAATTCATTGCTTTGCATTTGATGACTACTACAACGacgatgatgacgatgatgatgatgattgttTGTTCAATGATTATTACTTTTCttatgatgacgatgatgatgatgatgatgacgacgaTGACGATGACGATGACGATGACGACGATGACGACGATGATGacgatgataatgatgatggtgataatgacaatgatgttgatgatgataatgatgactTTGGTttcgatgatgatgatgatgccgGCAATTGcattgatgatgttgatgacaACATTGCCAATGATGGTAATTTTTATGGTGGTCCTAATGAATGCTGA
- the LOC126707677 gene encoding uncharacterized protein LOC126707677 has translation MENLTSLIHLFVTIFLSGFANFMGVPAITDVTMLALCPGQDECSLAIYLTGFQQAIIGLGAMIITPLIGNLSDEYGRKALLTLPMTVSIIPLAILAYSMETNYFYAYFVIRTLTAMVSEGSINCLALAYVADKISDVNRASAFGILGGVASAAFVCGTLATRFLSTTSTFQVSAFMSILAVVYMRIFLKESLPSGDDIRQPILKGEQDVIRSDSDLENKRQVFKRIPSVGDLIFLTKNSVPFSQAALISFFNSLAEGGLIASLLYFLKARFHFNKNQYADLLLILGVAGTISQLLFMPMLAPIIGEEKLLSIGLLMGCANMFVNSIAWSAWVPYAAPVFSIFTILVQPSIRSIASKQVGPNEQGKAQGCISGISSFANIISPLMFSPLTALFLSEGAPFNFPGFSIMCAGFTMMIAFIQSIMIKGVPSSHKTGNNHSLEA, from the exons atggagaacTTAACATCTTTGATCCACCTCTTTGTGACAATTTTCCTATCAGGCTTTGCAAATTTCATGGGGGTTCCTGCCATTACTGATGTAACGATGTTGGCACTTTGCCCTGGTCAAGATGAGTGCTCGCTAGCCATTTACCTCACTGGTTTTCAACAAGCG ATCATAGGATTGGGAGCAATGATAATTACACCGCTAATTGGGAATCTATCGGACGAGTATGGGAGAAAAGCCTTGCTCACTCTCCCCATGACTGTCTCCATTATTCCACTAG CAATATTAGCATACAGCATGGAGACCAACTACTTTTATGCATACTTCGTGATCAGGACTCTCACTGCCATGGTTTCCGAAGGCAGCATCAATTGCCTTGCTCTAGCTTACGTG GCAGATAAAATTTCAGATGTAAATCGAGCATCAGCATTTGGAATTCTAGGAGGGGTGGCGTCAGCTGCATTTGTATGTGGAACCTTAGCAACTCGTTTTCTCTCCACTACTTCAACATTTCAG gTTTCGGCATTCATGTCAATCCTTGCAGTTGTTTACATGAGAATTTTTCTTAAGGAAAGCTTACCCAGTGGGGATGATATAAGGCAGCCAATCTTGAAGGGAGAACAGGATGTTATTAGAAGTGATAGTgatttggaaaataaaaggcaaGTCTTTAAGAGGATTCCATCAGTGGGGGATCTGATTTTCTTGACAAAGAACAG TGTGCCATTTTCACAAGCAGCACTTATTTCATTCTTCAATAGCCTTGCAGAGGGTGGGCTGATAGCTTCGCTATTG TACTTCTTAAAGGCCCGTTTCCACTTCAACAAAAACCAGTATGCTGATCTACTGCTAATTTTGGGGGTTGCAGGGACTATTTCACAA CTGCTTTTCATGCCCATGTTGGCACCTATAATTGGAGAGGAGAAGTTGCTTTCCATTGGCCTCTTAATGGGCTGTGCAAAT ATGTTTGTCAACAGCATCGCATGGTCAGCTTGG GTTCCTTATGCTGCTCCTGTGTTTTCAATCTTTACTATTTTAGTGCAACCAAGC ATTCGGAGCATTGCATCGAAGCAAGTTGGGCCTAATGAGCAG GGAAAGGCTCAAGGATGCATTTCAGGCATAAGTTCCTTTGCCAACATTATTTCTCCATTAATGTTTAGTCCTCTAACAG CTTTATTCCTGTCTGAAGGAGCACCATTTAATTTCCCTGGTTTCAGCATTATGTGTGCCGGGTTTACCATG ATGATTGCCTTCATTCAGAGTATTATGATAAAGGGAGTTCCTTCAAGTCACAAAACTGGCAATAACCACAGCCTGGAGGCCTAG